AAAAGCCAGAAAAAAGAATTATTCTAAAATTTTTGAACTGACTGTATGTCACTGTTGGTTGGTTAACTTTAAATTAGAAAGTAGTAAATTACAAAACAACTAAGGGATATAATGGTCAATTGCCAAGAAAAAAGAAATCTAAACAGTCTCTTTCTTCAAAGGCATAACCAGCCATGGCAGATCCTAGTGAAGGATGGGGCTTTCCGGCGGAcccggagggtcggccgaccctccccaccccctctggctccgcccctgtctgtaagtttttttttttttttaagcagTGCCATGACTCGACCGTACGATTCGGCCGAGTCATAGCCGATTCAGGAAGGTTTCGAGTCAGACCATAGAGTCGAATCGAAATCCTCCTGGATCGTATTGACTTGTACGAGTCGACTCGCGACTCGTACAAGTCTAATAAttatgatttataatttatggtACTATGAAAGCAAAAGATTGAGATTTATAATTAGGCATTCACTAAATTGTTCATCTCTAAATATCTGGTTTCTTggatttttacttttttcttaAATATCGCTTTTAATATAGAAGAAAATGACAATTTAAATTCCACTCTTGTAATATCCCCTCTTAAATATGGCTTTTTATGGAAGGTGGTGGGGTGATCGCCTCTCGCCTGAGCCGACAGAGGCGATCCTTTTCAAACTATGATATAAGTAGTTTTAGAAAGTGAATATTTTTCCCAAGAATTTCTAGTTTGGTTTTTCGGTCTAAGCATTGAATTTTTGTCTGGGTTTTCAATGTATCTATGTGTTTTTTAACATTCCAAGGCGTATTCGCCAACCATTACAAGAgcgagaattttttttaagttgacCAATGTAAAAATCACTAATTTGACTCTAtgttaattgtatttcttaatttgtgtgaaacacTCTGGAGTGGGAGGGAGTATTTCTTAAGTAATTCATTCATATCTCCATAAAGAAACCAAAGACCCAAAAAGCAAAAGGAATTGAGAGcgagaaaaagaagaagcagTCTTCTATTTCCCCCTTTTTTTTAAAGGCGAGCAAAAGAGCTGATAATACTACAAGAAAAACCTTTCAAGTAAATGCGAAACTTACATGGTTAGAAACAAAAATTTGTACTGGCCCAGCTTCAGCAAAGAATCCCATCTGCCAAGATTGTGATTAAAATTATGAACTGCAGATAGTGAAAAGGCCCACAGCTATAATTTCATAAGTTATCCAAGAGATACCTTGTTCACCATGGTAACAACAGCTTCCAAAATCTCTCCCTTAAATGGTCGGAACACAACACATTGATACTTCACTGGAAACGTGACAAAACCAGTTCCATCTCGGATCAACCCTTTCCCAACATTCTCTATGCCGGTTATGGCTATCACAAACCCATGCCGACCACTGCAGAAATGCTGAAAACATGTAATTATGTTTGCCCGCAAAATAATCCATCATGCCATCATCAATTAAATAACTCATAATCCATAAAATCAGAGTAGCACTAATCTTTGTGCTTCACATTATTACGTCTCCATTTGAAGTAGCAATAATCAAACAGTAGAGAGATTCATCCAAAAAGAAATCTACTATTGAGAATTGAAACAAATCATAACTATGTGACAGcctcttttttttaaaaattctaCCAAGGACCTAAAATACTAACTCCTTGTCAGTGTTATGGGACAACATAATATGCAAATTGGGCTTTCTCTAGTTATTGAcaccaagcaaaagaaaaaccTAATAACTCAAAATTAGTGTGTTTCCTTGATTCGTACAATCATAAGCTTAAATGAAAGGTTAACAAATCATTGCAATGTTAAACTCAGCTTCCGGTCTTAACATCAAAGAGAAACCCTAATTTCAGGAGATGGATTACATTAATTGATGAAAATCCTATATCAATGAATACTGCAGTAGACAATAATCTAACCTGCAAGTACCCTCAACATCTTTCATAAGTTTGGAAACAAGATTCTCGCGGAGATTGCGGCCGAAGTAGCGAGGATGCAATTGCATATTCCTCTCCAATACTATGTGGAAAAACATCTTCCTTGCCTTTCCCTTTGTCCCTCTGCAATTCAGTTTTCCCTCTCTTCTCCTTTTTTCTGATTAGAATTCGAAATTAATACAAGAGAAGGCGGCCATTAATTAGGTTGAGCCTCCTTTCTAAAAGGAAGATCCAGCCTTGAGCCTCCTTTCTTTCTCTATTTGCTTCTCAAGATCAAGCTTTGCTTCTGCCGATTGGAATAGGTGGTACAAGGGGCAAGAAGAGCGAAGGAAATAAGATATATTGGTTCAGCTGCTCTGTCGATCTATCTTCCTCAAGGCTAAGGCTGTCGATCGAACACTCAATGGCTGCCGACCGAAGGGTTTGGACAAATAGTGCCTGCGGTGGTTTTGTGAGTCGTGGGTGGGTGTTGTGTGTGTAAGAACAAATATTAGAAGAAGAGTGGGTGGCTGGCTGGGGATTTGTAGTTTGGTttagataggggtttttgataGAGGTGTCAACAGGACCCATTTAGGCAAATGATTTATACAACCCCGGGTTGTATATAAGTATTAATTATCCATGTGTTTTcttatattttcaataaaaaaaagaattaattgtattggaaatataacaatatattatgataaatgtattta
The sequence above is drawn from the Euphorbia lathyris chromosome 6, ddEupLath1.1, whole genome shotgun sequence genome and encodes:
- the LOC136232964 gene encoding DNA-directed RNA polymerase II subunit RPB7: MFFHIVLERNMQLHPRYFGRNLRENLVSKLMKDVEGTCSGRHGFVIAITGIENVGKGLIRDGTGFVTFPVKYQCVVFRPFKGEILEAVVTMVNKMGFFAEAGPVQIFVSNHLIPDDMEFQSGDMPNYTTSDGSVKIQKDSEVRLKIIGTRVDATEIFCIGTIKDDFLGVINDPATA